In Trichoderma asperellum chromosome 1, complete sequence, a single window of DNA contains:
- a CDS encoding uncharacterized protein (MEROPS:MER0014006~EggNog:ENOG41~SECRETED:SignalP(1-20)), translated as MQTFGAFLVSFLAASGMAAALPAEGQQKTISVPVIYNANHAPHGPSALYKAKKKFGAPISENLKNNVAQHKAAKLARRQTGSAPNHPSDSEDDEYITNVSIGTPAQVLPLDFDTGSSDLWVFSSETPSSQSKGHTLYNPTKSSTSKKLSGYSWTISYGDGSSSSGDVYTDTVSVGGFSVTGQAVESATKVSSEFVSDTSNSGLLGLALDSINTVSPKQQKTWFSNASSKLAQPVFTADLNHQASGSYNFGFIDTSLASGSISYVPISTANGFWEFTSASYAIGSGSTKKHSTDGIADTGTTLLLLDDTIVDAYYGQVSSAQYDDSQEGYTFDCDENLPSFTFAVGSSKITVPGSLINFAPVSGNTCFGGLQSNDGIGISIFGDVAIKAALVVFDLGNKRLGWAQK; from the exons ATGCAGACCTTTGGTGCTTTCCTCGTTTCCTTCCTCGCCGCCAGCGGCATGGCTGCGGCTCTCCCCGCTGAGGGACAGCAGAAGACCATCTCCGTGCCGGTGATTTACAACGCCAACCACGCTCCTCACGGACCCAGCGCCCTctacaaggccaagaagaagttcGGCGCTCCCATCAGCGAGAACCTCAAGAACAACGTTGCCCAGCACAAGGCCGCCAAGCTCGCCAGACGCCAGACCGGCTCTGCTCCCAACCACCCCAGTGACTCTGAGGACGATGAGTACATCACCAACGTCTCCATTGGCACTCCTGCTCAGGTCCTGCCCCTGGACTTCGACACTGGCTCTTCCGATCTGTGGGTCTTCAGCTCCGAGACTCCCTCGTCTCAGTCCAAGGGACACACTCTCTACAACCCCACCAAGTCTTCTACCTCCAAGAAGCTCTCTGGATACAGCTGGACCATCTCATACGGTGACGGCAGCAGCTCTAGCGGTGATGTTTACACCGACACCGTTTCCGTTGGAGGCTTCTCCGTCACTGGCCAGGCTGTCGAGTCTGCCACCAAGGTCTCTTCCGAGTTTGTCTCGGATACCTCCAACTCCGGCCTCCTCGGTCTTGCCCTggacagcatcaacaccgtctcccccaagcagcagaagaccTGGTTCTCCAACGCTTCTTCCAAGCTGGCTCAGCCCGTTTTCACTGCTGACCTGAACCACCAAGCCA GTGGCAGCTACAACTTCGGTTTCATTGACACCAGCCTTGCCTCTGGCTCTATCAGCTATGTTCCCATCAGCACCGCCAACGGCTTCTGGGAGTTCACTTCCGCCTCATATGCCATCGGCAGCGGCTCGACCAAGAAGCACTCCACTGACGGCATTGCTGACACCGGCACCACCTTGCTCCTCCTCGATGACACCATTGTCGATGCCTACTACGGCCAGGTCTCATCTGCTCAGTACGACGACTCCCAGGAGGGTTACACCTTCGACTGCGACGAGAACCTTCCCTCATTCACCTTTGCTGTTGGCAGCTCCAAGATCACCGTCCCTGGTAGCTTGATCAACTTTGCCCCCGTCTCTGGCAACACCTGCTTTGGTGGTCTCCAGAGCAACGACGGCATTGGCATCAGCATCTTCGGTGATGTCGCCATCAAGGCTGCCCTGGTTGTCTTTGACCTTGGCAACAAGCGTCTGGGCTGGGCTCAGAAAtaa
- a CDS encoding uncharacterized protein (EggNog:ENOG41): MANEKKPRVAVLGKVHHLSDEYIENVKNELNLHFLQASHRQELIEELPRVISQSGPFDALICLSESHNFIPVDEELLSAMVPHCRVIASLWAGYNEFDVSWMTSQGIWFCNTVDAVAEATADMTIWFILSVVRNTSVAERHVRAGGWYGGNMATPDPTGKTLGIVGMGSIGKYLAKKARVFNMKIKYYNRKRLSKEVEEAYQVEYCSSLEELLSQADVVSIHCPLTEATRNLMSHDQFKLMKDGAFLINTARGPVVDEEALIAALESGKVARAGLDVFSDEPNVHEYFRTSDKVVLQPHMGGATEEALWRAERESFENVLRWRREGKPVSPVNEV; the protein is encoded by the exons ATGGCGAATGAGAAGAAGCCCCGCGTGGCGGTTCTGGGAAAGGTGCATCATCTCAGCGATGAGTACATTGAAAATGTAAAAAATGAATTGAATCTCCAT TTTCTTCAAGCCTCTCATCGGCAAGAACTCATCGAGGAGCTCCCTCGCGTCATCTCCCAGTCCGGTCCATTCGATGCATTAATCTGCCTGTCTGAATCGCACAACTTCATACCCGTGGACGAAGAGCTGCTGTCGGCCATGGTGCCTCACTGCCGCGTGATAGCTTCCCTGTGGGCGGGATACAACGAGTTTGACGTTTCGTGGATGACGAGCCAGGGCATATGGTTCTGCAACACCGTTGATGCGGTGGCTGAGGCTACGGCCGACATGACGATTTGGTTTATTCTGTCTGTTGTGAGGAATACTTCTGTGGCGGAGAGGCATGTTCGGGCGGGTGGGTGGTATGGAGGCAATATGGCGACCCCAGATCCTACGGGGAAGACGCTGGGTATCGTGGGGATGGGGAGCATCGGCAAGTATCTGGCCAAGAAGGCAAGAGTTTTCAACATGAAGATTAAGTATTACAACCGGAAGAGGCTCAGCAAGGAGGTTGAGGAGGCATATCAGGTTGAATACTGCTCTTCGCTGGAGGAGCTACTATCACAGGCAGATGTGGTATCGATACACTGCCCCCTCACAGAAGCAACAAGGAATCTCATGTCGCACGACCAGTTCAAGCTCATGAAGGACGGCGCCTTTCTTATTAACACGGCACGAGGCCCCGTGGTGGATGAAGAAGCGCTGATTGCGGCGCTGGAGAGCGGCAAAGTGGCGAGGGCGGGACTGGACGTTTTCAGCGATGAGCCGAATGTACATGAGTACTTTAGGACGAGCGATAAGGTGGTGTTGCAGCCGCATATGGGGGGCGCGACGGAGGAGGCGCTTTGGAGGGCTGAGAGGGAGAGTTTTGAGAATGTGttgaggtggaggagggaggggaagCCGGTGTCACCGGTGAATGAGGTTTAG
- a CDS encoding uncharacterized protein (TransMembrane:1 (o12-30i)), with product MTSPPPLAKDSPIIIIGAGIFGLSTSLHLAQRGYSNITVFDKQPYHKTLYSYDAGCDSASSDINKIIRSAYGSQTEYQDLSTEALSAWAAWNEELKSSSEDDTLLPPGMTSSDIFFIQNGHLTCSDADTLPEFERATVENMELAGHHGTQLINNEQRDIKLASQQGFTSALQPFDKHVLGVLDTTGGFVLADKACRFALYKAKRLGVRFILGAESGRLTSFIHRSSVSPSTNSIITGIVTADGKSHSAALTILCCGGWTPSLLPSLDSLCETTAGSVFMLHIPEASPLRKRFHHSRFPSWSFNMRDHGADGGLYGFPVDQNGVLKIGYRGTKYTNPQVQSDGRERSVPVTKWSSNDAITQVPQQAHQVVTKFLEEYLPELGNSGIYIAETRLCWYTDSFDNHYVIDRVPRHEGLMCATGGSGHAFKFLPSIGNWVVDVIEGVGLDRPAIKAWRWRILQEGEEPVNKLMEGSQGPRSLWNVPLVSV from the exons ATgacttctcctccaccactCGCCAAAGATtctcccatcatcatcatcggagCTGGCATCTTTGGTCTAAGCACCTCCCTCCATCTCGCTCAACGAGGATACTCCAACATTACAGTCTTTGATAAACAGCCGTATCACAAGACTCTATACTCTTACGATGCTGGCTGCGACTCTGCGTCTTCTG ACATCAATAAAATCATTCGCTCAGCTTATGGCTCTCAGACCGAATACCAAGATCTCAGCACCGAAGCCCTCTCTGCTTGGGCAGCTTGGAACGAAGAACTCAAGAGCAGCAGTGAAGATGATACACTTCTCCCTCCTGGAATGACTTCAAgtgacatcttcttcatccaaaaCGGCCATCTTACCTGTAGCGATGCCGATACACTGCCGGAATTTGAACGAGCTACCGTTGAAAACATGGAATTAGCCGGTCATCACGGCACGCAGCTCATAAACAACGAACAACGGGATATCAAGCTCGCCTCCCAACAGGGCTTCACATCTGCTCTCCAGCCCTTTGATAAGCATGTTCTCGGCGTCTTGGACACCACCGGCGGCTTCGTCCTTGCCGATAAAGCCTGTCGTTTTGCTCTCTATAAGGCGAAGAGGCTCGGCGTTCGTTTCATTCTCGGCGCCGAATCAGGACGACTTACTTCCTTTATACACCGCTCATCTGTCTCACCCTCTACCAACAGCATCATTACCGGCATCGTCACAGCAGATGGTAAATCCCATTCAGCAGCCCTCACCATTCTCTGCTGCGGTGGCTGGACTCCTTCACTGCTGCCATCTCTCGATTCTCTCTGCGAAACGACTGCAGGTTCTGTTTTTATGCTTCACATACCAGAAGCATCTCCTCTCCGCAAACGCTTCCATCACTCCCGCTTCCCTTCTTGGTCATTTAATATGCGCGATCATGGCGCGGATGGCGGCCTTTACGGCTTCCCTGTTGACCAAAACGGCGTGCTCAAGATTGGATATCGTGGAACAAAATACACAAATCCCCAAGTACAGTCCGATGGCCGAGAACGCAGCGTGCCAGTGACCAAATGGAGTAGCAACGACGCAATCACGCAAGTTCCACAGCAGGCTCACCAAGTCGTCACCAAGTTCTTGGAAGAATATCTCCCCGAACTGGGAAATTCTGGCATCTACATCGCAGAGACTAGGTTGTGCTGGTATACCGACTCTTTCGATAACCACTACGTTATCGACCGCGTTCCCAGGCATGAGGGCCTCATGTGCGCCACAGGGGGCAGCGGACATGCGTTCAAGTTCCTCCCCAGTATAGGCAATTGGGTTGTAGATGTGATAGAAGGGGTTGGCTTGGATCGACCAGCTATTAAAgcgtggagatggagaatatTGCAAGAGGGCGAAGAGCCTGTTAATAAATTGATGGAGGGCAGTCAGGGTCCGAGATCGTTGTGGAATGTTCCATTAGTATCTGTCTGA
- a CDS encoding uncharacterized protein (TransMembrane:1 (i73-92o)~BUSCO:EOG092D2U8Y) gives MAKRRVKKRTHMGANNPQPASAGHASARDPKSMVIRIGAGEVGSSISQLASDVRKVMEPGTASRLKERRNNRLKDYVVMCGPLGVTHLLLFSRSEGGNTNMRVALAPRGPTLNFRVEKYSLCKDIQKIQRHPKGMGKEFLSAPLLVMNGFSRPDASAKSKVPKHLESLATTVFSSMFPPINPQATPIKSIRRVLLLNREQSKEDDGTFIINFRHYAITTRRSGVSKQLRRINAAEQFLGTKTSRRSQMPNLGKLEDIADYMIGGEGGDGYVSDATSGSEVDTDAEVEVQETASRKVLSAKARAAAAENGQDDELEEGNVERHVVKLVELGPRMRLRLTKVEEGMCSGKVMWHEYINKSAAEIKELEKRWEKRTQEKEARRREQKANVEKKKAAKAAQKAANKGGKGDEDEDEDEDDYEYYSDMDVDELDSEGLAGDAEFKVNEQREEDGEWEDQEEEIGNN, from the exons ATGGCGAAGCGAAGAGTCAAGAAGCGAACCCACATGGGGGCCAACAACCCCCAGCCTGCGTCGGCCGGACATGCCTCTGCCCGTGATCCCAAGAGCATGGTCATCAGAATAGGCGCTGGAGAGGTCGGTTCAAGCATCAGCCAGCTCGCATCGGATGTTCGAAAAGTCATGGAGCCGGGGACTGCCAGTCGGTTAAAGGAGCGGAGGAACAACCGGTTGAAGGACTATGTTGTCATGTGTGGCCCATTGGGAGTGACGCATCTGCTGCTCTTTTCGCGATCAGAAGGAGGAAACACGAATATGAGAGTTGCTTTGGCGCCTCGGGGACCGACACTGAATTTCCGAGTCGAGAAGTACTCTCTCTGCAAAGATATCCAGAAGATCCAGAGACATCCCAAGGGCATGGGAAAGGAGTTCCTTTCTGCTCCTCTG CTGGTCATGAACGGATTCTCTCGGCCTGATGCCTCGGCCAAATCAAAGGTCCCTAAGCATCTCGAATCATTAGCCACCACCGTTTTCTCATCCATGTTCCCCCCGATCAACCCCCAAGCTACACCAATCAAGTCGATTCGCAGAGTGCTGCTCCTGAACCGAGAGCAGTCCAAGGAGGACGACGGCACCTTTATTATCAACTTTAGACATTACGCCATCACCACGCGACGATCTGGCGTTTCAAAACAATTACGCCGCATCAATGCGGCCGAACAGTTCCTCGGCACCAAGACCAGCCGACGAAGCCAAATGCCCAACCTGGGAAAGCTAGAGGACATCGCAGACTACATGATTGGCGGCGAAGGCGGCGATGGATATGTCTCTGATGCGACAAGTGGCAGCGAGGTTGATACCGATGCTGAGGTTGAAGTTCAAGAGACTGCCTCACGAAAGGTTTTGTCCGCCAAGGCCCGTGCTGCTGCCGCGGAGAACGGCCAAGATGATGAACTCGAAGAAGGCAACGTAGAAAGACACGTAGTGAAGCTCGTTGAGCTGGGACCTCGCATGCGTCTGCGCTTGACCAAGGTCGAGGAGGGTATGTGCTCGGGTAAAGTCATGTGGCATGAGTACATTAACAAGTCGGCTGCGGAGATCAAGGAGCTTGAGAAGcgatgggagaagaggacACAAGAGAAGGAAGCACGACGACGCGAGCAAAAGGCCAacgtggagaagaagaaggcggcaaAGGCAGCCCAGAAGGCGGCGAACAAGGGCGGAAAGggtgacgaggacgaggacgaggacgaggacgactaTGAGTATTACAGCGATATGGATGTGGACGAGCTTGACAGCGAGGGCTTGGCTGGTGACGCTGAATTCAAGGTCAACGAGCAGAGGGAGGAGGACGGCGAGTGGGAGGatcaggaagaggagattggTAATAACTAA
- the RRP3 gene encoding ribosomal RNA processing protein produces the protein MNGSKRQKVANGAPARREPAEATASQQSPDPHTEEESVTLDVASTADAADAPEEPKTFKELGVVDALCEACESLNYKHPTSIQAKSIPVALQGRDVIGLAETGSGKTAAFALPILQALLEKPQPYFGLVLAPTRELAAQIGQSFEALGALISLRCAVIVGGLDMVPQAIALGKKPHIIVATPGRLVDHLEKTKGFSLRSLKYLVMDEADRLLDMDFGPSIDKILKFIPRERRTYLFSATMSSKVESLQRASLRDPARVSVSSNKYQTVSTLLQHYVFVPHKRKDTYLIYLVNEFAGKSIIIFTRTVFEAQRIAILLRTLGFGAIPLHGQLSQSARLGALNKFKGGSREILVATDVAARGLDIPAVDVVLNHDLPQDSKTYIHRVGRTARAGKSGIAISIVTQYDVEIYQRIEAALGKELDQYPTEKEEVMAFQSRVEEALRTVRGEMKAFLESKGKGGKGKGKAAGPKRRRDNMDEEEG, from the exons ATGAACGGctcaaaaagacaaaaggtGGCCAACGGCGCGCCTGCTCGGCGTGAACCAGCTGAAGCCACTGCTTCCCAGCAGTCTCCCGATCCTCACACCGAAGAAGAATCCGTGACTCTCGATGTTGCTTCCACGGCCGATGCTGCAGATGCGCCAGAGGAGCCAAAGACGTTTAAAGAATTG GGCGTTGTAGATGCGCTGTGCGAAGCCTGCGAGTCTCTCAACTACAAGCACCCCACGTCCATCCAAGCGAAATCCATCCCCGTCGCCCTCCAAGGCCGCGACGTCATTGGCCTCGCCGAAACCGGTAGCGGAAAGACTGCTGCTTTCGCTTTGCCCATATTACAGGCTCTGCTCGAGAAGCCTCAGCCGTACTTTGGACTCGTTCTTGCGCCGACCCGAGAACTTGCCGCTCAGATCGGACAGTCTTTCGAAGCCCTGGGAGCCCTCATCTCGTTGCGATGTGCCGTCATTGTCGGAGGTCTGGATATGGTTCCCCAGGCCATTGCGCTTGGAAAGAAGCCTCACATCATCGTTGCGACTCCCGGTAGACTGGTGGACCACCTGGAAAAGACAAAGGGCTTCTCTTTGCGATCCCTCAAGTACCTGGTTATGGACGAGGCTGATCGCCTGCTGGACATGGACTTTGGTCCTAGTATCGACAAGATTCTCAAGTTCATCCCCCGTGAGCGCCGGACCTATCTCTTCTCAGCCACCATGAGCTCCAAGGTCGAGAGTCTCCAGAGAGCCAGTTTGCGAGATCCCGCTCGCGTCAGCGTCAGCTCAAACAAGTACCAGACTGTCTCGACTCTGCTTCAGCATTACGTTTTCGTGCCCCATAAGCGGAAAGACACATATCTCATTTACCTTGTCAATGAGTTTGCCGGAAAGTCCATTATTATTTTCACACGTACAGTCTTTGAGGCCCAGAGGATAGCTATTCTCCTACGAACTCTTGGCTTCGGCGCCATCCCTCTTCACGGACAGCTCTCACAATCAGCTCGACTTGGCGCTCTGAACAAGTTCAAGGGCGGATCCCGCGAGATTCTCGTAGCTACCGATGTCGCCGCTCGTGGTTTAGATATCCCAGCCGTCGACGTGGTGCTCAACCATGATCTCCCCCAAGACTCCAAGACATATATCCATCGTGTCGGTCGAACAGCTCGTGCCGGTAAATCCGGTATCGCCATCAGCATTGTCACGCAGTACGACGTTGAGATTTATCAGCGTATTGAGGCGGCACTCGGCAAGGAGCTGGACCAATACCCAACTGAGAAGGAGGAAGTCATGGCTTTCCAGAGCAGAGTTGAGGAGGCTCTGAGAACAGTCCGAGGAGAGATGAAGGCCTTCCTTGAGAGCAAGGGTAAAGGAGGaaagggcaagggcaaagCTGCCGGaccaaagaggagaagagacaacatggatgaggaggagggctAA